The DNA region AACTCGGTTCCCCATGCATTGGCAAAGAAAGGTTTGTCTCCTTCACTAACATAACCTTCAACATTCTCCAAAGCAGTCTGAATTGAATTCAGGCATGTAATCAAAAATTTTGATGGGCACTCAGTTTTGTTTACAGAGCATTTTACTTTCCGAGCACGGTTGGGATTGTTCCTATTAATGACCTGGCAAGTTGGTTTCCCCACATTGATTGCTATTTCTGGACCCATAAAACTAAATGGCTCAATAGATTCTGAATGTCCACTACCCACTTCATGCTCTTGGGGATCTACATGAGAATCACCCCAGCATTTGGTTACTTTCTCTAGCATTCTGGCTTTTTTCTCCCAAGACTTCCCATTTGCTTTAGAACTTCTCTTCCTTTTTTTCGTATGATCTATTTTCCCATGTTTATCATTAAAAGGGTCCTCCGGAGTTGGAAGGCTAAAGCACATGCCCTGAAAAAGCaacaacaaaagaaaaacaTGATCCTAATAATCATGAACAACAGCCACATTAATGGTGTAGCATCAGTACCTTAAAGGTTTAGCAGTGCTACATCAAAATTATAAGGGCCAAACAAAGATTTATGGTCCAAATAACAGATTCAGATTCAACTACGTAATCTCCGAGCAAGAAAATCAATTAATAGGGAGAATAATTTTTTACATCAAAGACacgattttgaaaattttattccaGGAATCCGATTATAGCTGCCGTACTCGTTTGAAGCCAATCAGCACCCGACTGCAACCACGCATCAAAGCAAACTCTTCTAACCTAACGCGTTTatagcagcgaataatcttaaCAAACAATGATATATTTTCAATTCATGATTCTActgcaaaggaaaaaaaagacaAATCTTAACTTCGAGATAACAATGAACATTACATGACAGATATTTACAACCAACGAAACAGCATAaaaccataaaaaaaattattcaagagGTGTCTTCACAATCTCAAGTCACCACCTGGCATTGGCGGCGTTTGCCtgatttgcgacggtttttgaatgCGATGATAGCGGCGACGCGAGCAGAAACCTTAGAGGATGAATCTTTCTTGTTTTCTTGCTTTTTTCTGCTCTGTTTGTTCCTTCTTCTGCTTATCGAATCCTCGCTTCTTCCCATTTCGAAGGCTGCGGGCGAATGAACAAGGCGGTTTCTGCAGTTCAGTAGTGAGGCTATATTTGATATTTGAGAGGGGTGCCATGGTTTTTTTGTCATTTCACATAGGCCAATAGGGTTTGGTGGGCTTCCACAAATTGGGCTTAGGGTTGGGCCTGTACATATTATACTTTTTCATTTCACATAATAATTGATAAATTCGTGAAATAAAGAAGAAAATGTTGAATTGTCCTCCAATTTTTCAAATCAACCAAATTCTTTGCTAATGATTATTTGTTATATAACGTTACTATTATATcaattataatatttgaaatctTCTTATTATCAACCACCGCATTTGAAATACGAAATAAAACGTTAATTGTTTGAAGTAAACTCCGAGTTAATTTATTGATCAAGTATTTTATGATACGGTCTCAAAAATCTATATTTCTGATACAGATTGACTCGGtcgatatttataaaaaaaaaatatttttaacatatgaattcGATCAGATTGAGGAATGTGTAGCATAAAATTGAGtcattatatgatttttttttttttttgtataatttaGTGTAACTGATGAATAAAACAATTTATATATGAACATATGGACAACAGGCGGATTGAATACTGTTGTTACTTGTtccaaagcaataaatttgtttGAAATTACCAACTCACGGGCGCATTGACTTGCGTGACTTGTTCAGACCACTGTCTGCCTTGACCTGTAATAATTAATTCCATTGCATGGAAATATAAATTACCTAAAACTTAGAGATGCAATTTTCTTTGGAGTAGGCGCCGGtcaaattatttaattcacataattataattaaattaaattaataacatGAATTTATTCATACCtagatttattatattatatcgaAGCTTATATATATGAACCGGGTTTATATTTGGGACGGATGAAAAAAGAATGCGATATTTATATTCGGGACGAAATCGACATACTTGTTTGAATGGGCAAGTGTGTATGACGATCGATCACCATGAGTGGTGCACGCACTCGGGTCGAAAGGTATTTTCACTGCAATTATGTGTCGGCCAAAAGAAGTTATTTTATGATGGATTGAA from Primulina tabacum isolate GXHZ01 chromosome 14, ASM2559414v2, whole genome shotgun sequence includes:
- the LOC142524754 gene encoding uncharacterized protein LOC142524754, which codes for MGRSEDSISRRRNKQSRKKQENKKDSSSKVSARVAAIIAFKNRRKSGKRRQCQGMCFSLPTPEDPFNDKHGKIDHTKKRKRSSKANGKSWEKKARMLEKVTKCWGDSHVDPQEHEVGSGHSESIEPFSFMGPEIAINVGKPTCQVINRNNPNRARKVKCSVNKTECPSKFLITCLNSIQTALENVEGYVSEGDKPFFANAWGTEFWNFYSNRKDVLETDRADSTMEQIAWIASTAADTISMKEKEGLSFTSPFLLYLVPSREKASKVREVCKPLKALGIHTVSLHSGASVDHQVIGLTSCEPEFIVSTPERLLELLTLKAFDTSGVSLLVIDGLEYPFNGAYFDAIKSIRQFISGNPQNIVFCDCLKNSSASVVQKLSEGFVCR